From the genome of Neodiprion pinetum isolate iyNeoPine1 chromosome 3, iyNeoPine1.2, whole genome shotgun sequence, one region includes:
- the LOC138190618 gene encoding spindle assembly abnormal protein 6 homolog — translation MITAEDVKKILAVNPPRIIVSPSESIIEVPACHQTPTPPGNKPGRKLKAFTFRERANSESDIREFLKRKREAGKDLDSSISDSEKDLPPLKKVDSVKALECPDKLNSITDNNMEPTATESFVVTEQSNAISSETDLGQALLGLTQQISLMRSEASVNTKKLENQISDVKKSNAEAIEEVKQEMHKIESAWNENWHGVQAKQTELEIEIMELKKQIARKSPVTDSEVSQKSRDLLEKADKKLKKVEQLLQEQEKETKKMNIIIINHNWQLSQLQGSTRQFLKEKFNADEEIAKIHAVDKLGKVIRVKFNSQIAKDRIMTTKASILKESKISIVNDLTARELELRTKLIQIAKERTSLGQKTEISGKKIKIDGNWHYWDYNQNTLKPDKVLNQRDTPNLQNLIQQHPKN, via the coding sequence ATGATCACTGCCGAAGacgtaaagaaaattttagcAGTAAACCCGCCACGAATAATAGTATCACCGTCTGAATCAATTATTGAGGTTCCTGCCTGTCACCAAACTCCAACACCACCTGGCAATAAACCGGGAAGGAAACTTAAAGCATTCACCTTCAGAGAACGAGCAAACTCCGAAAGTGACATCAGAGAATTCctgaaaaggaaaagagaggCGGGAAAAGACCTGGACTCCTCCATTTCGGACTCCGAAAAAGATCTGCCCCCCCTCAAAAAGGTGGATAGTGTCAAAGCACTGGAGTGCCCAGATAAGTTGAATTCCATTACTGATAATAATATGGAACCCACTGCTACTGAATCTTTCGTTGTTACAGAACAGAGTAATGCAATAAGCTCGGAGACGGATTTGGGGCAGGCACTACTTGGCTTGACCCAACAAATAAGCCTAATGAGGTCAGAAGCCTCTGTAAACACCAAGAAGCTTGAAAATCAAATCTCAGACGTCAAAAAGAGCAATGCCGAAGCTATAGAGGAGGTTAAACAGGAAATGCATAAGATTGAAAGCGCCTGGAATGAAAACTGGCACGGTGTCCAAGCCAAGCAAACGGAGctggaaattgaaattatggaACTCAAGAAACAGATTGCAAGAAAGTCGCCGGTAACGGATAGCGAGGTGAGCCAAAAATCCCGGGACCTGCTAGAGAAAGCTgataaaaaactgaaaaaagtaGAGCAACTCCTGCAGGAGCAAGAAAAAGAgacaaagaaaatgaatattattattataaaccaTAACTGGCAACTCTCCCAATTACAAGGAAGTACGCGGCAATTTctcaaagaaaaatttaatgctgATGAGGAGATAGCCAAAATACATGCGGTTGACAAGCTAGGCAAAGTCATAAGAGTTAAATTTAACTCACAAATAGCCAAAGACAGGATAATGACAACTAAAGCCTCTATCttaaaagaaagtaaaatatcAATTGTCAACGACCTAACAGCCCGTGAACTTGAACTAAGAACAAAACTGATTCAAATTGCGAAAGAAAGAACAAGTCTAGGACAGAAAACAGAAATAAGTGgcaaaaagataaaaatcgacGGTAATTGGCACTACTGGGACTACAACCAGAACACACTTAAGCCTGACAAAGTGCTAAATCAAAGGGACACTCCTAACCTACAAAATCTGATCCAGCAGCACCCAAAAAACTAG